In one window of Pseudoalteromonas espejiana DSM 9414 DNA:
- a CDS encoding SLC13 family permease — protein sequence MVEQLVLTGIMLTLVGCLFGTRINPAWLFVSAIGTGYLTGLIDLESMLVNYANPSLITLVLLVLVSIAIEKTTLIQQLSQSLSKGSLVKSVTKLGLSTAFLSSFTNNTAVVASLITAIKDNPNHSPSKLLLPLSYTAILGGTITLIGTSTNLIVNGFAVDAGMAPLGFFDFTLVGIGALSVGLITILVMLKYLPDNGKSDQEVIPFYLEGKVQSGSKLIGRTVEENGLRDLKDLFLAEIIRGDERIYAVTPQQIIRQNDVLLFVGDIKSVPLLQRFDGLKVVHDNHEKDIEHLVEVVVSQSSKFIGKTVKEVRFREQFHAAVIAIRRGHDRLQGGLGQVQLQAGDSLILAPGKNFYSLPNLNREFVYISGFDLQTHLKPKQSNIVLAGFAAVLGLSIVGIVPLVKGLLVLLIGLMLSGTIKLSEVKRRFPIELLAVVGSAIGLAKLMIETGLAGQISSALFMVLGDFGPYGAFIAIFLMTVLFTELITNNAAAALSFPVAYSLAVGFNVDPLPFIMAVAFGASASFISPFGYQTNLMVYSAGNYRLKDYIVMGLPLSIIYSITVLTLIPLVFPF from the coding sequence ATGGTAGAGCAGCTCGTTTTAACAGGCATTATGCTTACTTTAGTCGGGTGCCTTTTTGGCACCCGCATTAATCCAGCTTGGTTATTTGTAAGTGCTATTGGTACTGGCTATTTAACTGGGCTAATAGACCTAGAAAGCATGTTAGTAAACTATGCTAATCCGTCACTTATTACCTTAGTGTTATTGGTACTTGTTTCAATTGCGATTGAAAAAACCACCTTAATACAGCAGCTTTCGCAGTCACTCTCTAAGGGAAGCTTAGTAAAGTCGGTTACAAAACTTGGCTTATCTACTGCTTTTTTGTCATCGTTCACTAATAACACCGCGGTTGTTGCATCGCTTATTACCGCCATAAAAGACAACCCAAATCACTCCCCATCAAAGCTATTGTTACCGCTGTCGTACACCGCTATTTTAGGCGGCACCATTACGCTTATTGGTACCTCTACTAACTTAATTGTAAACGGCTTTGCTGTAGATGCCGGCATGGCGCCACTGGGCTTTTTTGATTTTACGCTTGTAGGCATTGGCGCATTAAGTGTGGGCCTTATTACTATTTTAGTGATGCTTAAATACCTGCCCGACAACGGTAAAAGCGATCAGGAAGTGATTCCTTTTTACCTCGAAGGTAAAGTACAGTCAGGCTCTAAATTAATTGGCCGCACCGTAGAAGAAAACGGCCTTCGCGATTTAAAAGATTTATTCCTCGCCGAAATTATCCGCGGCGATGAGCGTATATACGCAGTAACACCTCAGCAAATTATTAGGCAAAACGACGTACTGCTGTTTGTGGGCGATATTAAGTCGGTGCCGCTACTTCAGCGTTTTGATGGCTTAAAAGTAGTGCACGACAACCATGAAAAAGACATAGAACACCTAGTGGAAGTAGTGGTAAGTCAATCCTCTAAGTTTATTGGTAAAACCGTAAAAGAAGTCCGCTTTAGAGAACAATTTCATGCTGCGGTTATTGCCATTCGCCGCGGCCACGACCGCCTACAAGGCGGCCTTGGGCAAGTACAATTACAAGCTGGCGACTCATTAATACTTGCCCCTGGTAAAAACTTTTATAGTTTGCCTAATTTAAATCGCGAATTTGTGTATATATCGGGGTTTGACTTACAAACACACTTAAAACCAAAACAATCTAATATTGTGCTTGCAGGTTTTGCCGCTGTATTAGGGCTAAGTATTGTAGGTATAGTACCGCTTGTTAAAGGCTTACTGGTATTATTAATAGGCTTAATGCTTAGCGGCACCATTAAACTAAGCGAAGTTAAACGCCGCTTTCCTATTGAATTACTCGCGGTAGTAGGCAGCGCTATAGGGCTTGCAAAATTAATGATAGAGACCGGGCTTGCTGGGCAAATATCAAGTGCTTTGTTTATGGTACTAGGGGATTTTGGCCCGTATGGCGCGTTTATAGCCATATTTTTAATGACCGTATTATTTACCGAGCTTATAACAAATAACGCCGCAGCTGCGCTGTCATTCCCAGTAGCTTACTCATTAGCGGTTGGTTTTAATGTAGACCCACTACCGTTTATTATGGCGGTTGCCTTTGGCGCATCGGCCAGTTTTATATCGCCATTTGGGTATCAAACTAACTTAATGGTTTATAGCGCGGGTAATTACCGCTTAAAAGATTACATAGTGATGGGCTTGCCCCTTTCTATTATTTATTCAATCACGGTATTAACCCTGATCCCGCTGGTATTTCCTTTTTAA
- the cysC gene encoding adenylyl-sulfate kinase — MDENIVWHNYATTKAQRSEQKKHKPAILWFTGFSGSGKSTVANALEAALNQQGAHTYLLDGDNVRHGLCKDLGFSDEDRIENIRRVGETAKLMTDAGLLVLTAFISPFRAERDMVRNLVDDGEFIEVFIDTPLDVCESRDPKGLYKKARAGEIKHFTGIDSSYEIPNNPEIILDTSKNTLDQSVTQLITYLKQKHIIG; from the coding sequence ATGGACGAAAATATTGTTTGGCATAACTACGCAACCACTAAAGCACAGCGTAGTGAGCAAAAAAAGCATAAACCTGCCATTTTATGGTTTACCGGTTTTTCAGGCTCTGGCAAAAGCACTGTAGCAAATGCATTAGAAGCGGCGCTTAACCAACAAGGTGCGCACACCTACCTGCTCGATGGCGACAACGTACGCCACGGCTTATGTAAAGACCTAGGCTTTAGCGACGAAGACCGCATTGAAAACATACGTCGCGTTGGCGAAACAGCCAAACTAATGACCGATGCAGGCTTATTAGTGCTTACCGCGTTTATCTCACCATTTAGAGCAGAGCGCGACATGGTGCGTAACTTAGTAGACGACGGCGAATTTATTGAAGTATTTATAGATACCCCACTGGATGTATGTGAAAGCCGCGACCCTAAAGGCTTATACAAAAAAGCCCGCGCAGGAGAGATAAAACACTTCACCGGAATCGACTCAAGCTACGAAATACCCAACAACCCAGAAATAATTTTAGATACCAGTAAAAACACCCTAGACCAATCGGTTACTCAACTGATAACGTATCTAAAACAAAAGCATATTATAGGTTAA